A single Desulfovibrio piger DNA region contains:
- a CDS encoding outer membrane protein yields the protein MKRCFAVLALVCALALPGLAKAEGTGMYLAPKFLMSIQNNYPTMEVDSLSAGENYSQFTLGGALALGYDFNSQFGVPVRAEVEYALRGNSEKSWNYGRGMDFKGAWNASTLFLNLYYDFRNSTAFTPYVGAGLGMAFNYANYTFSSPGYHGNFDEHSTNFAWNVGAGVAYDITDSLAVDLGYRYVNLGYYEVDLPDGAKLKNQPCNHEFMLGLRYTF from the coding sequence ATGAAACGTTGTTTTGCCGTCCTGGCGTTGGTCTGCGCCCTGGCCCTGCCCGGCCTGGCCAAGGCCGAAGGTACCGGCATGTACCTTGCCCCCAAGTTCCTGATGAGCATCCAGAACAACTATCCCACCATGGAAGTCGATTCCCTGAGCGCGGGCGAGAACTACAGCCAGTTCACCCTGGGCGGCGCCCTGGCCCTGGGCTATGACTTCAACAGCCAGTTCGGCGTGCCCGTGCGTGCTGAAGTGGAATACGCCCTGCGCGGCAACAGCGAAAAAAGCTGGAACTATGGCAGAGGGATGGATTTCAAGGGTGCCTGGAACGCGTCCACGCTGTTCCTGAACCTCTACTATGATTTCCGCAACAGCACGGCCTTCACGCCCTATGTGGGCGCGGGCCTGGGCATGGCCTTCAATTACGCCAACTACACGTTCTCCTCGCCGGGCTATCACGGCAACTTCGATGAGCACAGCACCAACTTTGCCTGGAACGTGGGTGCCGGTGTGGCCTATGACATCACCGACAGCCTCGCCGTGGACCTGGGCTACCGTTATGTGAACCTGGGCTACTACGAAGTCGATCTCCCTGACGGGGCCAAACTCAAGAACCAGCCCTG